The following coding sequences lie in one Apium graveolens cultivar Ventura chromosome 3, ASM990537v1, whole genome shotgun sequence genomic window:
- the LOC141713491 gene encoding uncharacterized protein At5g43822 isoform X2, whose translation MEAIIKKYQQKFNKVKEYTQTWEELQSLLVSQFTNASSIILRLQLIQDSKKYGSLKSVDGIEDAVLAKQMSSLQNILLSMNKTLDEFRAVVISLEKIARDGRQLLKGGGSVHPKIGQLQQRIGIKPSLSDCLEGLVQLHDMHQSEYLLKSSVVSALPTVTLGPSAIYI comes from the exons ATGGAGGCAATAATAAAGAAGTATCAGCAAAAGTTTAACAAGGTGAAAGAATACACACAAACATGGGAGGAGCTTCAATCTCTTCTTGTTTCTCAGTTCACAAACGCTTCTTCTATCATCCTTAGATTGCAG TTGATTCAAGATTCAAAGAAATATGGTTCCTTGAAGAGTGTAGATGGTATTGAAGATGCTGTCTTGGCAAAACAGATGAGTTCCTTACAAAATATCTTGCTTTCTATGAATAAGACTTT GGATGAGTTTCGTGCTGTTGTTATATCGCTTGAGAAGATTGCTCGTGATGGCCGGCAGCTACTTAAAGGAGGAGGGTCTGTTCATCCCAAAATTGGACAATTGCAGCAAAGAATTGGCATAAAACCAAGTCTTTCAGATTGCTTGGAAGGGCTCGTGCAACTTCATGATATGCACCAATCAGA GTACCTTCTAAAATCATCAGTTGTATCAGCACTACCTACAGTTACCTTGGGACCCAG TGCAATCTATATATGA
- the LOC141713491 gene encoding uncharacterized protein At5g43822 isoform X1 — translation MEAIIKKYQQKFNKVKEYTQTWEELQSLLVSQFTNASSIILRLQLIQDSKKYGSLKSVDGIEDAVLAKQMSSLQNILLSMNKTLDEFRAVVISLEKIARDGRQLLKGGGSVHPKIGQLQQRIGIKPSLSDCLEGLVQLHDMHQSEYLLKSSVVSALPTVTLGPSESDLEALKQLLVDQPNIPKDEVQSIYDIIFAEDIC, via the exons ATGGAGGCAATAATAAAGAAGTATCAGCAAAAGTTTAACAAGGTGAAAGAATACACACAAACATGGGAGGAGCTTCAATCTCTTCTTGTTTCTCAGTTCACAAACGCTTCTTCTATCATCCTTAGATTGCAG TTGATTCAAGATTCAAAGAAATATGGTTCCTTGAAGAGTGTAGATGGTATTGAAGATGCTGTCTTGGCAAAACAGATGAGTTCCTTACAAAATATCTTGCTTTCTATGAATAAGACTTT GGATGAGTTTCGTGCTGTTGTTATATCGCTTGAGAAGATTGCTCGTGATGGCCGGCAGCTACTTAAAGGAGGAGGGTCTGTTCATCCCAAAATTGGACAATTGCAGCAAAGAATTGGCATAAAACCAAGTCTTTCAGATTGCTTGGAAGGGCTCGTGCAACTTCATGATATGCACCAATCAGA GTACCTTCTAAAATCATCAGTTGTATCAGCACTACCTACAGTTACCTTGGGACCCAG TGAGAGTGATCTAGAAGCACTTAAGCAACTCCTCGTTGATCAACCAAACATCCCCAAAGATGAAG TGCAATCTATATATGACATCATTTTTGCGGAAGATATTTGTTGA
- the LOC141713492 gene encoding putative protein phosphatase 2C 27, translating to MATAAKTDISTPLRVLESSSSGEKEQVSVGKDEISESSADSEQVSINKDEMSITSAESEQVSIGKDEISENSADSEQIPNGRPPRHLSVVLRRINSPTDTGAVDLVSVCGVGIRSPKDGNSNFLPVFRSGSCADKGAKQYMEDEHICIDDLVVELGAGADASASFLFSGAFYGVFDGHGGIDAASFVKKNILKFIIDDSHFPVCLETAITNAFVKADHAFADESYLDTSSGTTALIAFIFERLLVVANVGDCRAVLGRRGRAVELSKDHKPNCASERTRIEKLGGVIYDGFLNGQLSVARALGDWHMKGPKGSACPLSAEPELQEIQLKEEDEFLIMGCDGLWDVMSSQYAVTTARKELMLHNDPERCSRELVREALKLNSRDNLTVIVVCFSPDPPPRIDIPQTDSQRRRCLP from the exons ATGGCAACAGCAGCAAAAACTGATATCTCGACTCCTTTAAGAGTGTTAGAAAGTAGTAGTAGTGGAGAAAAGGAGCAGGTGTCTGTTGGTAAAGATGAAATTTCTGAAAGTTCAGCTGATTCGGAGCAGGTGTCTATCAATAAAGATGAAATGTCCATAACTTCAGCTGAATCGGAGCAGGTGTCTATTGGTAAAGATGAAATTTCCGAAAATTCAGCTGATTCGGAGCAGATTCCAAATGGAAGACCTCCAAGGCATCTTTCTGTTGTGCTCCGTAGAATAAATTCTCCTACAGATACAGGTGCTGTTGATTTG GTATCTGTTTGCGGGGTTGGCATTAGGTCTCCTAAAGATGGAAATTCGAACTTCTTACCAGTGTTTCGATCAGGAAGCTGCGCTGATAAAGGAGCAAAGCAGTATATGGAGGATGAACACATCTGTATTGATGATCTTGTTGTAGAATTAGGTGCAGGTGCAGATGCAAGTGCAAGTTTCCTTTTCTCCGGAGCTTTTTATGGG GTGTTTGATGGTCATGGTGGTATTGACGCGGCATCATTTGTTAAAAAGAACATCCTCAAGTTTATAATAGATGACTCTCATTTCCCTGTTTGCCTGGAAACGGCAATTACGAATGCCTTTGTGAAAGCTGATCATGCATTTGCAGATGAAAGTTATCTAGACACCTCCTCTGGGACTACTGCACTAATAGCTTTCATATTTGAAAG ACTGTTAGTAGTAGCGAATGTTGGGGATTGTAGAGCTGTGCTGGGAAGACGTGGTAGAGCAGTTGAGCTGTCCAAAGATCACAAACCAAATTGCGCATCTGAAAGAACAAGGATTGAAAAACTGGGGGGAGTCATCTATGATGGATTCCTTAATGGTCAATTATCTGTAGCACGTGCTCTCGGAGATTGGCACATGAAGGGCCCCAAGGGCTCTGCCTGCCCCTTGAGTGCAGAGCCAGAATTGCAGGAGATTCAGTTAAAGGAAGAAGATGAATTTCTGATAATGGGATGTGATGGTCTTTGGGATGTAATGAGCAGCCAGTATGCTGTAACAACAGCAAGGAAAGAGTTAATGTTACATAATGATCCTGAAAGATGCTCTAGAGAACTGGTAAGGGAAGCACTCAAACTCAATAGTCGTGACAATCTGACAGTTATAGTTGTTTGTTTCTCTCCCGATCCTCCCCCTCGAATTGACATTCCTCAAACTGACAGTCAGAGAAGAAGGTGTCTTCCATAG